One window from the genome of Eucalyptus grandis isolate ANBG69807.140 chromosome 7, ASM1654582v1, whole genome shotgun sequence encodes:
- the LOC104454219 gene encoding GATA transcription factor 8 — MPGQNIMEEIDCGSFFDQIDDLLDFPSDDVEAGLPPIDHDSFPSFWSDQPQPLPGSGSGVGSVFEAHPGSDLSAHLSVPYEDIVQMEWLSNLMDDSFSSDPLTINDQDPSKAQPVSHAQFQTSSPISVLDSSSSCTDEKAAPRSPEAINLARCGRARSKRPRPRTFNPRPPVQLISPTSSVGENPQPVDSESHVESRPVIKIPRQVNPEQKKKKKIKFTMSTAAAAAASADTSQSSATAQAVRKCMHCEITKTPQWRAGPMGPKTLCNACGVRYKSGRLFPEYRPAASPTFIPSLHSNSHKKVLEMRSNVGDPEAMASPPELIPNRAVEMEYM, encoded by the exons atgccGGGCCAGAACATAATGGAGGAGATAGATTGCGGGAGCTTCTTCGACCAAATCGACGACCTGCTCGACTTCCCCAGCGACGACGTCGAGGCCGGGCTGCCCCCCATCGACCACGACTCCTTCCCCTCCTTCTGGTCCGACCAGCCGCAGCCCCTGCCAGGCTCCGGCTCCGGCGTCGGCTCGGTCTTCGAAGCTCACCCCGGCTCGGACCTCTCTGCTCATCTCTCCGTCCCG TATGAAGACATTGTCCAGATGGAATGGCTGTCCAATTTGATGGATGATTCCTTCTCCAGCGACCCCCTCACCATCAACGACCAAGATCCGTCGAAGGCCCAGCCGGTGAGCCACGCTCAGTTCCAGACCTCTAGTCCCATATCCGTCCTCGACAGCAGCAGCTCCTGCACGGACGAGAAGGCGGCGCCCCGCAGCCCCGAGGCCATCAACCTCGCCCGGTGTGGCCGCGCCCGCAGCAAGCGCCCTCGCCCCAGGACCTTCAACCCGCGCCCGCCGGTGCAGCTCATCTCGCCCACGTCCTCAGTCGGGGAGAACCCGCAACCAGTCGATTCGGAGAGCCATGTGGAATCCCGTCCCGTGATCAAGATCCCGAGACAGGTCAATCccgagcagaagaagaagaagaagatcaagttCACTATGTCGACAGCCGCCGCGGCCGCGGCCTCGGCCGACACCAGCCAGAGCTCGGCGACTGCGCAAGCAGTCAGGAAATGCATGCACTGCGAGATAACCAAGACCCCACAGTGGAGGGCTGGGCCCATGGGGCCCAAGACACTGTGCAACGCGTGCGGCGTGCGGTACAAGTCGGGCCGGCTCTTCCCTGAGTACCGCCCCGCGGCGAGCCCCACGTTCATCCCGTCATTGCACTCGAACTCTCATAAGAAGGTCCTCGAGATGAGGAGCAATGTGGGCGATCCGGAGGCGATGGCCAGTCCTCCGGAGCTGATTCCGAATCGCGCCGTTGAAATGGAGTACATGTGA
- the LOC104454218 gene encoding auxin response factor 18 — translation MVELALDRFMISVMDSRKESLKRNPQKCLDSQLWHACAGGMVQMPPVNSKVFYFPQGHAEHAQGTVDFGTSQIPPLILCRLAAIKYMADPENDEVYAKITLMPMRSDEYHHLDDDGSLGKDGTENLEKVASFAKTLTQSDANNGGGFSVPRYCAETIFPRLDYSAEPPVQTIVAKDVHGESWKFRHIYRGTPRRHLLTTGWGNFVNQKKLVAGDSIVFLRAENGDLCVGIRRAKRGIGIGGNDNACGWNSASGNFGGYSMFAREEGSNLMQKGCGGEFRRKVTGESVLQAATLAAKGQPFEVVYYPRAGTPEFFVRASSVSTAMQVQWCSGMRFKMPFETEDASRISWFMGTISSVQVADPIHWPSSPWRILQVSWDEPDLLQNVKSVSPWLVELVSNMPSIHLSHFSPPRKKLRTPPNFPILDQIPVPPFPSNPLGPNSPLRFIPDNIPAGIQGARHAQFLRSSSDLRLNQLHSGLFPVGSHPLNHTSVSTRFSRGAFFGAPEDNNNSISCLLRMGTSENSSKENFEKKSPHILLFGQLILVDQQNSESSSGDTTGRCSSEGNQERMSNSSEGSRNNVLYYNGTVESSSDDGFTGIRRDRASDLDLGTGHCKVFMESENVGRTLDLSVLGSYDELYRNLRDMFGINGSERLSKVLYSDAAGAIKNAGDEPFSDFLKTAKRLTIPAGYAMKI, via the exons ATGGTTGAGCTTGCCCTCGATCGCTTCATGATTTCAGTCATGGATTCAAGAAAAGAATCGCTGAAGAGGAACCCACAAAAGTGCTTGGACTCTCAACTATGGCACGCCTGTGCCGGTGGCATGGTTCAAATGCCACCGGTGAACTCGAAGGTCTTTTACTTCCCTCAAGGCCATGCCGAGCACGCGCAAGGGACCGTCGATTTCGGGACCTCCCAAATCCCCCCTCTCATTCTTTGCAGGCTTGCCGCCATAAAGTACATGGCCGATCCTGAAAATGACGAGGTTTACGCCAAAATAACCCTTATGCCCATGAGAAGCGACGAGTATCATCACCTAGATGATGATGGTTCTCTAGGAAAAGATGGGACGGAGAACTTAGAAAAGGTGGCGTCTTTTGCTAAGACGTTAACGCAGTCGGACGCGAATAACGGCGGGGGGTTCTCTGTACCGCGGTATTGTGCAGAGACGATATTCCCTCGCTTGGATTACTCGGCTGAACCTCCAGTTCAGACGATAGTGGCCAAGGATGTGCACGGAGAGAGCTGGAAATTCCGGCACATATACAGAGGAACCCCACGTCGCCATCTTTTGACCACGGGTTGGGGGAATTTCGTGAACCAGAAGAAGCTCGTAGCTGGTGATTCAATTGTGTTCCTGAGAGCAGAGAACGGGGATCTCTGTGTCGGGATACGCCGCGCGAAGCGGGGGATCGGCATAGGTGGGAATGACAATGCTTGTGGATGGAACTCTGCATCTGGGAATTTCGGAGGATACTCGATGTTCGCAAGGGAAGAGGGGAGTAATTTGATGCAGAAAGGTTGTGGTGGGGAATTCAGGAGGAAAGTGACAGGAGAATCTGTATTGCAGGCAGCGACTCTGGCAGCGAAAGGACAGCCATTTGAGGTGGTGTATTATCCTCGCGCTGGTACTCCAGAGTTTTTCGTGAGGGCGTCCTCTGTTAGCACAGCAATGCAGGTCCAGTGGTGCTCAGGAATGAGGTTCAAGATGCCGTTTGAGACAGAGGACGCTTCTCGAATTAGCTGGTTCATGGGGACTATATCATCTGTACAGGTCGCTGACCCGATTCATTGGCCTAGTTCTCCATGGCGAATTCTACAG GTTTCTTGGGATGAACCAGATCTACTCCAAAATGTGAAGAGTGTCAGTCCATGGCTAGTAGAGTTGGTGTCGAACATGCCCTCTATCCATCTCTCACATTTTTCACCCCCGAGAAAGAAGTTAAGGACACCGCCAAACTTTCCCATACTCGACCAGATTCCGGTCCCGCCCTTTCCAAGCAACCCCCTTGGACCAAACAGCCCTTTACGTTTTATCCCGGATAACATTCCCGCAGGCATACAGGGAGCCAGGCATGCTCAATTCCTAAGATCTTCATCGGACCTCCGTCTTAATCAACTGCACTCGGGTTTGTTTCCGGTGGGGTCCCACCCCCTGAATCACACTTCAGTATCTACCAGATTTTCACGTGGCGCCTTCTTTGGTGCGCCGGAGGATAACAACAATAGCATTTCGTGCTTGCTAAGGATGGGAACTTCGGAAAACTCCTCAAAGGAGAATTTCGAAAAGAAGTCACCCCACATTTTACTCTTTGGTCAACTGATTCTCGTCGATCAGCAGAACTCTGAGAGTAGCTCTGGGGACACAACTGGAAGATGTTCATCAGAGGGGAATCAGGAGAGGATGTCGAATTCCTCTGAGGGGTCCCGCAACAACGTGTTGTATTACAATGGCACGGTGGAGAGCTCTTCTGATGATGGATTCACCGGCATTAGACGAGACCGGGCATCTGACCTCGACTTGGGGACTGGTCACTGCAAGGTGTTCATGGAGTCGGAAAATGTGGGTCGAACTCTAGACCTGTCGGTCCTTGGTTCATATGATGAGCTGTATAGAAATCTCAGGGACATGTTCGGCATAAACGGCTCAGAGAGGCTCAGTAAAGTCCTCTACTCAGATGCTGCCGGTGCTATTAAGAATGCTGGTGATGAACCCTTCAG TGACTTCCTGAAGACAGCAAAGAGACTAACAATTCCGGCGGGTTATGCTATGAAGATTTAG